Sequence from the Hydrogenobacter hydrogenophilus genome:
GCATAGTTGATGCCAATAGGGATAAGGAAGAAGTTTTTAAGGAGATAGTTTGTATAGTGGAGGATAAGTTGGGCGTTTGAAAGCATGGAGCTTGCTAAACCCATCTTATCAGTGATCTATAAAGAGGAAGAAGTTCTTAGAGAACTTTTACAGGAGCTAAGTGTGGAACACCTCTCTGAGTCCTTTAACTTTGCATCCATACAAAGATACTACTCAAGAGAAATGGGAGAAGGTCTTATGAAGATATTTTTATCCCTGGAGGGTCTTATTAAAAAAGAAGAGCTTGTAAGTTTTAAGTTGTGGGCTATGAAAAAGGAAAAGGAGTTTTCCTTGCATGGCAGAAGACGCCTTAACATAGACCCTGGGTATGTAGACGAGAGCCACCTTATCTTAGCATCTTCCAAAAAGCGCGGAGGAAGGCTTTACTTGGGAAAGGGCGTTTATGCAGAGATAGAGTACCTTTTCCTTTACGGAGGCTTTAGAGCTCTCTACTGGACTTACGCAGATTACAGGGATAAAAGGGTAATGGCCTTTTTTGAAAAGGTTAGGAACGCATTTCTCAAAGAGTTAAAGACTACAAAGCATGGGAACGAGCTGAGGCTTTTGTCCTTCACCGAGTATTAATTCTATCAGGTTTTTTAAGCTGGGAGAGTGATCCGTGAAAAAAAGGCTTAGGCTTGCGTTTCCTTCATTTTTAACCATAGGTGCTATCTCTTCAGTAAGGGCGCTCGCAGAATCTACTACATGTACTTCTCCCATGTACTTTTTTATGGCTGGTGATAGTAGCGGATAGTGAGTACAACCCAATATGAGAGTATCTATTTCCGTGGATTTAAGTTCTCTTAAGTAAAAATCAATCACCTTATCTACTATCTCGCCTTCTATAAGCCCTTCTTCTACCAAGGGGACAAAAAGGGGACAAGCCTTTGCGTAAACTACACTTCCTGCACTTTTAAGACTTTCCTGATAAACACCACTTTCTATAGTGCTTCTTGTACCTATAACACCTATGACTTTATTTTGTGAAACTTCCAGAGCTTTCCTTACGCCGGGTTTTATGACTCCAAATACGGGTATGCCAAGCTCCTCTTTGAGAACTTCAAGGGCATAAGAGCTCGCAGTGTTGCATGCGACTACCAGAAGGTCAATTTCAAAACGCGCAAGAAAGTGTGCACACTCCACACTATAACGCACTATGGTTTCCTTAGACTTTCCACCGTACGGTACTCTTGCGGTATCCCCCAGATATATCAGATCAACTTCTGGAAAGGCAGACCTTATGGCTTTCAGGACAGTAAGACCACCTACACCCGAATCAAAGATGCCCAATCTCACACCATCATCTCCTCTATGAACTTTATGTGATGCCTACCCTCTACAAACTCTCTGGTGGATACAACCCTTTTGTGGAACTCTATGTTAGTTTTTAATCCTCTACCCGAGACTAAAAACTCCTCTAATGCTCTTTTTGCTCTCTTTATAGCGCTCTTTCTGTCTTCTCCCCATACTATGAGTTTGGCAATCAGAGAATCATAATAGGGTGGTACAGTGTATCCGCAGTAGATGTGTGTATCTACTCTCACACCAAATCCACCTGGTAGGTAGAGCTCCTCTATCTTACCGGGTGATGGCATGAAAGTATATGGGTCTTCTGCGTTTATCCTAAACTCTATGGCATAGCCTTTTTTCTCTAAGTTTTTTATGCTGAGCTTTTCGCCTTTGGCTATCTTTATCTGCCACTTTACTATGTCTACGCCCGTTATCATCTCCGTCACAGGATGCTCTACCTGTATCCTTCCGTTCATTTCCATAAAGTAGAACTTTCCATCCTGATCCATAAGAAACTCTACCGTCCCTGCACCTTCATAATCTATAGCTTTGCAGAATTCAATGCTGGCTTCTTCTATCTCTTTGCGTTGCATGTCGCTTATAGAACTGCTCGGAGCTTCTTCTATGAGCTTTTGGTTTCTCCTTTGTATGGAACACTCCCTTTCTCCGAGTGCCACCACATTTCCATATTTATCTGCCAGAATCTGTACCTCTATGTGTTTTGGATTTATCAGATACTTTTCTATGTAAACCCTTCCATCACCAAAGGATACCTTTGCCTCTTCAATGGCTAAGGGTAGCTTTTCTCTTAGCTCTTTCTCATCCCTGACCACTCTTATACCTCTGCCACCACCCCCTGCAGAAGCTTTGATCACCACAGGATAACCTATTTTGTTTGCTATCTCTATTGCGGACTTCACATCAACACACCTATCGCTCCCTGGCAGTAATGGTATGCCTATTTTTCTTGCCAGCTCTTTAGCTCTTATCTTGTCGCCTATAAGCTCAAGGGTTTGTGCGGACGGACCTATGAATATTTTCTTACTTGCCTTTACTATCTCTGCAAACTTGGGATTTTCCGCCAAGAAACCGTATCCCGGATGCACGGCATCCGCACCGGACACTTCTATGGCTGACATGATGCGTGGGATGTCCAAATAACTCTTAACTGCTTCCGCAGGTCCTATGCATATACTTTGGTCTGCTAATTTTACATGCATAGACTCTCTATCCGCTTCTGAGTAAATCGCAACCGTTTTTAGTCCAAGCTCTCTGCATGTCCTTATAACCCTTACTGCTATCTCTCCTCTATTGGCTATCAGAACTCTTTTGATCATAGACTTAA
This genomic interval carries:
- a CDS encoding DUF4416 family protein — encoded protein: MELAKPILSVIYKEEEVLRELLQELSVEHLSESFNFASIQRYYSREMGEGLMKIFLSLEGLIKKEELVSFKLWAMKKEKEFSLHGRRRLNIDPGYVDESHLILASSKKRGGRLYLGKGVYAEIEYLFLYGGFRALYWTYADYRDKRVMAFFEKVRNAFLKELKTTKHGNELRLLSFTEY
- the murI gene encoding glutamate racemase, which translates into the protein MRLGIFDSGVGGLTVLKAIRSAFPEVDLIYLGDTARVPYGGKSKETIVRYSVECAHFLARFEIDLLVVACNTASSYALEVLKEELGIPVFGVIKPGVRKALEVSQNKVIGVIGTRSTIESGVYQESLKSAGSVVYAKACPLFVPLVEEGLIEGEIVDKVIDFYLRELKSTEIDTLILGCTHYPLLSPAIKKYMGEVHVVDSASALTEEIAPMVKNEGNASLSLFFTDHSPSLKNLIELILGEGQKPQLVPMLCSL
- the accC gene encoding acetyl-CoA carboxylase biotin carboxylase subunit; translated protein: MIKRVLIANRGEIAVRVIRTCRELGLKTVAIYSEADRESMHVKLADQSICIGPAEAVKSYLDIPRIMSAIEVSGADAVHPGYGFLAENPKFAEIVKASKKIFIGPSAQTLELIGDKIRAKELARKIGIPLLPGSDRCVDVKSAIEIANKIGYPVVIKASAGGGGRGIRVVRDEKELREKLPLAIEEAKVSFGDGRVYIEKYLINPKHIEVQILADKYGNVVALGERECSIQRRNQKLIEEAPSSSISDMQRKEIEEASIEFCKAIDYEGAGTVEFLMDQDGKFYFMEMNGRIQVEHPVTEMITGVDIVKWQIKIAKGEKLSIKNLEKKGYAIEFRINAEDPYTFMPSPGKIEELYLPGGFGVRVDTHIYCGYTVPPYYDSLIAKLIVWGEDRKSAIKRAKRALEEFLVSGRGLKTNIEFHKRVVSTREFVEGRHHIKFIEEMMV